A region of Streptomyces halobius DNA encodes the following proteins:
- a CDS encoding pyridoxamine 5'-phosphate oxidase family protein, with the protein MTEARRTGTQRRGRRIMMTPGELDAFLTEQRTCRVATVGGDGAPHIGALWFAWDGSALWLYSITRSKRWAQLRKDPRIAVVVDDGHEYGELRGAELAGRAAFVGEAPRTGEPCPELDAPERLFAAKYFGTDAMPHDGRHAWLRLTPDSVASWDFRKIPG; encoded by the coding sequence ATGACCGAGGCGCGAAGAACCGGCACACAGCGGCGCGGACGCCGGATCATGATGACGCCGGGCGAGCTCGACGCGTTCCTGACGGAGCAGCGGACCTGCCGGGTCGCCACGGTGGGCGGCGACGGCGCGCCGCACATCGGGGCACTGTGGTTCGCCTGGGACGGATCGGCGCTGTGGCTGTACTCGATCACCCGTAGCAAGCGGTGGGCGCAGCTGCGCAAGGACCCGCGGATCGCGGTGGTCGTCGACGACGGGCACGAGTACGGGGAGCTGCGCGGGGCCGAGCTGGCGGGGCGTGCGGCCTTCGTCGGGGAGGCGCCCCGGACGGGCGAGCCGTGCCCCGAACTGGACGCCCCGGAGCGACTGTTCGCTGCGAAGTACTTCGGGACGGACGCGATGCCGCACGACGGGCGGCACGCGTGGCTGCGGCTGACGCCGGATTCCGTCGCCTCGTGGGACTTCCGCAAGATCCCGGGGTGA
- a CDS encoding cysteine hydrolase yields the protein MPSDPRLFEQLDPASTVLLTVECQRGVVGPDSALPELADAARKSGALTNVARLVAAAHDAGVQVLHAVAERRPDGRGASHNARLFKAAERLPVQQTIGSTAVRVADPIPVTEDDLVVRRLHGLSPIAGTEVDALLRNVGCRTLIVTGVSANVAVPNAVFDAVNLGYTAVVPADAIAGVPADYTPAMVRNTLALVATVTTTDAVLTCWKRPRRAR from the coding sequence ATGCCTTCGGACCCACGGCTCTTCGAGCAGCTGGACCCGGCCTCGACGGTGCTGCTCACCGTCGAGTGCCAGCGCGGCGTGGTCGGCCCCGACAGCGCGCTGCCCGAACTCGCCGACGCGGCCCGCAAGTCGGGGGCGCTGACGAATGTCGCCCGACTGGTCGCGGCCGCCCACGACGCCGGTGTCCAGGTGTTGCACGCGGTGGCCGAACGCCGTCCCGACGGTCGCGGCGCCAGCCACAACGCCCGCCTCTTCAAGGCGGCCGAGCGGCTGCCCGTCCAGCAGACGATCGGGTCCACCGCCGTACGCGTCGCCGACCCGATACCGGTCACCGAGGACGACCTGGTGGTGCGCAGGCTGCACGGGCTCTCGCCGATCGCCGGGACCGAGGTGGACGCGCTGCTGCGCAACGTCGGATGCCGGACACTGATCGTCACCGGGGTGTCGGCGAATGTGGCGGTACCCAACGCGGTGTTCGACGCGGTCAACCTCGGCTACACGGCCGTGGTGCCCGCGGACGCCATCGCGGGGGTGCCCGCCGACTACACCCCCGCGATGGTCCGCAACACCCTCGCTCTGGTGGCCACGGTCACGACTACCGATGCCGTTCTGACCTGCTGGAAACGGCCGCGCCGCGCCCGCTGA
- a CDS encoding Rieske (2Fe-2S) protein, which translates to MARQAPLERTGESDAATGAGGGTARRTVVAAVGAAGLTAALAACGGGAEVADGEQPAAAEAGGAGGTGGNGGDGGATGGTAGGRSGLAKTSEIPKGGGKIFKAEKVVVTQPQDGEFKAFSAICTHAGCVVGEVSGGTINCMCHGSRFDLTDGSVREGPATKGLPAAKVNVEGGSVMLG; encoded by the coding sequence ATGGCTCGACAGGCACCATTGGAGCGGACCGGCGAGAGCGACGCGGCCACGGGAGCGGGCGGCGGAACGGCGCGGCGCACCGTGGTCGCGGCGGTCGGCGCGGCCGGGCTGACGGCGGCGCTGGCGGCGTGCGGCGGCGGCGCGGAGGTCGCGGACGGAGAGCAGCCGGCCGCCGCGGAAGCCGGCGGAGCGGGCGGCACCGGAGGGAACGGCGGCGACGGAGGTGCCACCGGGGGCACGGCGGGCGGCAGGAGCGGCCTGGCGAAGACTTCGGAGATCCCCAAGGGCGGCGGCAAGATCTTCAAGGCCGAGAAGGTCGTCGTCACACAGCCGCAGGACGGCGAGTTCAAGGCGTTCTCCGCGATCTGCACCCACGCGGGCTGCGTCGTCGGCGAGGTCTCCGGCGGCACCATCAACTGCATGTGCCATGGCAGCAGGTTCGACCTCACGGACGGCAGTGTGCGGGAGGGGCCCGCGACCAAGGGGTTGCCGGCGGCCAAGGTGAACGTCGAGGGCGGCTCGGTCATGCTCGGCTGA
- a CDS encoding prolyl oligopeptidase family serine peptidase — MDRKTLNSDGFPRQFARSRRFSLGVPRHFTVSPDGDRFLFVRTGSGTDPVGRLWEYDCGTGEERILADPALLVGAGSGAVPEEERQRRERARERSEGVVSYATDDAGRLVVFALSGALWAVRTDGGAPFSVPAAGPVVDPRPSPDGRHIAYVSRGSCHVVDLTGTDRQLARAEGPEITYGLAEYAAAESMGRLRGYWWAPDSRRLLVARADITAVERRYIGDPADPTKPPRAVRYPAAGTANAEVTLWLLGLEGERVEVEWDRKAYEYLVDAGWDAHGPMIAVQSRDQRTVRTLTVDPATGATQVLHERTDPAWVELVPGTPTRTASGALVLPEDAGGTRFLTVGGLRVTPKGLQLGEVLGTADEQVLFTAGEDPTESHVWRHEPGHGVRRLSRAPGRYTGVERGGTVVLDGVTERGPEVSVVRADPDGDGGDGIGAGAGAGAGASYGVIASLAEEPVVVPRPVHLTLGERELRGALYLPSWHQEGTEKLPVLLDPYSGPGMQVAIRARAWFTCVSQWFAEQGFAVLVADGRGTPGRGPAWEKAVHGDLLTPALEDQVDALRAAGARFPDLDLARVAIRGWSFGGFLAAAAVLHRPDVFHAAVAGAPPTDQRLYDTHWKERFLGHPDEQPENYARSSLVGHGHLLRRPLLLVHGLADDNVAVAHTLRFSAELLAAGRPHSVLPLPGATHAPADDGVNENLLRVQRDFLRDALGGFKVPEERTSGE, encoded by the coding sequence TTGGACAGGAAGACCCTCAACTCCGACGGCTTTCCCCGTCAGTTCGCGCGCAGCCGCCGTTTCTCCCTCGGGGTGCCGAGACATTTCACGGTCTCCCCGGATGGTGACCGGTTTCTGTTTGTGCGTACGGGGTCGGGCACCGATCCCGTTGGACGGCTGTGGGAGTACGACTGCGGCACCGGGGAGGAACGGATACTGGCCGATCCGGCGCTCCTGGTGGGGGCCGGTTCCGGGGCGGTCCCCGAGGAGGAGCGGCAGCGGCGGGAGCGGGCCCGCGAGCGCTCCGAGGGCGTGGTGAGCTACGCGACGGACGACGCCGGCCGTCTCGTGGTCTTCGCGTTGTCCGGGGCCCTGTGGGCGGTGCGTACGGACGGGGGCGCGCCGTTCTCCGTCCCGGCGGCCGGGCCGGTGGTCGACCCCCGGCCCTCCCCCGATGGCCGGCATATCGCCTACGTGAGCCGCGGCTCCTGCCATGTCGTCGATCTGACCGGCACCGACCGGCAACTGGCCCGCGCGGAGGGGCCGGAGATCACTTACGGGCTCGCCGAGTACGCCGCCGCGGAGTCGATGGGCAGGCTGCGCGGCTACTGGTGGGCGCCGGACAGCCGTCGTCTCCTGGTGGCCAGGGCCGACATCACGGCCGTGGAACGGCGTTACATCGGCGATCCGGCCGATCCGACGAAGCCGCCCCGGGCGGTGCGCTATCCGGCGGCGGGCACCGCGAACGCGGAGGTCACCCTGTGGCTGCTCGGCCTTGAGGGGGAGCGCGTCGAGGTGGAGTGGGACCGGAAGGCGTACGAATACCTCGTCGACGCCGGGTGGGACGCGCACGGTCCCATGATCGCCGTACAGAGCCGTGACCAGCGCACCGTACGCACACTCACGGTCGACCCGGCCACCGGCGCCACCCAGGTGCTGCACGAGCGGACCGATCCCGCCTGGGTGGAGCTGGTGCCCGGCACCCCGACCCGTACCGCGTCCGGGGCGCTGGTGCTGCCCGAGGACGCGGGCGGCACCCGCTTCCTGACCGTCGGCGGGCTCCGGGTCACACCGAAGGGGCTCCAATTGGGCGAGGTCCTCGGGACGGCGGACGAACAGGTGCTCTTCACGGCGGGCGAGGACCCCACGGAGAGCCATGTGTGGCGCCATGAGCCCGGCCACGGCGTCCGTCGGCTGAGCCGCGCCCCGGGCCGGTACACGGGCGTGGAACGGGGCGGAACGGTCGTGCTGGACGGGGTGACGGAGCGGGGCCCTGAGGTGAGCGTGGTGCGGGCGGATCCGGATGGGGACGGCGGGGACGGCATCGGTGCCGGTGCCGGTGCCGGTGCCGGTGCGTCGTACGGTGTCATCGCCTCGCTCGCCGAAGAACCGGTGGTCGTCCCGCGTCCCGTCCATCTGACACTCGGTGAACGGGAGTTGCGCGGCGCCCTCTATCTCCCGTCGTGGCACCAGGAGGGCACGGAGAAGCTGCCGGTACTGCTCGACCCGTACAGCGGCCCGGGAATGCAGGTCGCCATACGGGCGCGCGCGTGGTTCACGTGTGTGTCGCAGTGGTTCGCGGAGCAGGGGTTCGCGGTGCTCGTCGCCGACGGGCGCGGGACTCCGGGGCGGGGGCCCGCCTGGGAGAAGGCCGTCCACGGCGACCTGCTCACGCCCGCCCTGGAGGACCAGGTGGACGCCCTGCGGGCCGCCGGTGCCCGCTTCCCCGACCTGGACCTGGCACGGGTGGCGATCCGCGGCTGGTCGTTCGGCGGGTTCCTGGCGGCGGCCGCCGTCCTGCACCGACCCGACGTCTTCCACGCGGCGGTCGCCGGGGCACCGCCCACCGACCAGCGGCTGTACGACACGCATTGGAAAGAGCGTTTTCTGGGCCACCCGGACGAGCAGCCGGAGAACTACGCGCGCTCCTCTCTGGTCGGTCACGGCCATCTGCTGCGCCGTCCGCTGCTGCTGGTCCACGGTCTCGCGGACGACAACGTGGCGGTCGCGCACACCTTGCGCTTCTCGGCGGAGCTGCTGGCCGCAGGCAGACCGCACAGCGTGCTGCCGCTGCCCGGTGCCACTCATGCACCGGCCGACGACGGGGTCAACGAGAACCTGCTGCGCGTACAACGGGACTTCCTGCGAGATGCGCTGGGCGGCTTCAAGGTCCCGGAGGAACGTACGTCCGGGGAGTGA
- a CDS encoding DUF3037 domain-containing protein, whose amino-acid sequence MSGVHNGRDVFEYALLKVVPRVERGEMINAGVVVYCRARSFVEARTHLDEARLLALDPSADVEGVRAALCAVEGICHGGAAAGQAAGDDAGRRFRWLIAPRSTIVQPGPVHTGLTADPAAEAERLLELLVR is encoded by the coding sequence ATGAGCGGTGTGCACAACGGGCGGGACGTTTTCGAGTACGCCCTGCTGAAGGTCGTCCCGCGGGTCGAGCGCGGCGAGATGATCAATGCCGGAGTGGTCGTGTACTGCCGTGCCCGGAGCTTTGTCGAGGCCCGGACACATCTGGACGAGGCCCGGCTGCTGGCCCTGGACCCGTCGGCCGACGTCGAGGGCGTACGGGCGGCGCTTTGCGCCGTCGAGGGCATCTGCCATGGCGGCGCCGCGGCCGGACAGGCCGCGGGGGATGACGCGGGCCGCCGTTTCCGCTGGCTGATCGCACCGCGCAGCACCATCGTCCAGCCGGGGCCGGTGCACACCGGGCTGACCGCCGATCCCGCGGCGGAGGCGGAGCGGCTGCTGGAGCTGCTGGTGCGCTGA
- the fabG gene encoding 3-oxoacyl-ACP reductase FabG produces the protein MSTTEQRVAIVTGAARGIGAATAVRLAAEGRAVAVLDLDEAACKDTVEKITAAGGKAIAVGCDVSDAEQVETAVARVAAELGAPTVLVNNAGVLRDNLLFKMSDTDWDTVMNVHLRGAFLMSRACQKHMVDAEFGRIVNLSSSSALGNRGQANYSAAKAGLQGFTKTLAIELGKFGVTANAVAPGFIVTDMTAATAERVGMGFEEFQAAAATQIPVQRVGRPEDIANAIAFFTGDAAGFVSGQVMYVAGGPLN, from the coding sequence ATGTCCACCACCGAGCAGCGCGTCGCCATCGTGACGGGCGCGGCCCGCGGCATCGGCGCGGCCACCGCCGTACGCCTGGCCGCCGAGGGCCGTGCCGTCGCCGTACTCGACCTCGACGAGGCGGCCTGCAAGGACACCGTCGAGAAGATCACCGCGGCCGGTGGCAAGGCCATCGCCGTCGGCTGCGACGTCTCGGACGCGGAGCAGGTGGAGACGGCGGTGGCGCGGGTCGCGGCCGAACTCGGTGCGCCGACCGTGCTGGTGAACAACGCGGGCGTGCTCCGCGACAACCTGCTGTTCAAGATGAGCGACACCGACTGGGACACCGTCATGAACGTGCATCTGCGCGGCGCGTTCCTGATGTCGCGGGCCTGCCAGAAGCACATGGTGGACGCCGAGTTCGGCCGGATCGTCAACCTCTCGTCCAGCTCGGCGCTCGGCAACCGCGGCCAGGCCAACTACTCGGCCGCCAAGGCCGGTCTGCAGGGCTTCACCAAGACCCTCGCCATCGAGCTCGGCAAGTTCGGCGTCACCGCCAACGCCGTCGCCCCCGGCTTCATCGTCACCGATATGACCGCGGCCACCGCCGAGCGCGTCGGCATGGGCTTCGAGGAGTTCCAGGCCGCGGCCGCCACCCAGATCCCGGTACAGCGCGTCGGCCGCCCCGAGGACATCGCCAACGCCATCGCCTTCTTCACCGGCGACGCGGCCGGCTTTGTCTCCGGCCAGGTCATGTACGTCGCCGGCGGACCGCTCAACTGA
- a CDS encoding SDR family oxidoreductase has translation MTAQDSGRPELSGKVALVTGGSRGIGHGIAEALVARGDRVVITGRNEDALKEAVDKLGADRVLGVAGKAHDEAHQAVAVERTMETFGRIDYLVNNAGTNPVFGPIADLDLNVARKVFETNVLSALGFAQRTWHAWQKENGGAIVNIASIAGLNASPFIGAYGVSKAAMVNLTLQFAHELAPLVRVNAIAPAVVKTKFAAALYENREEEAAAGYPMARLGVPEDIGGAAAFLLSDAAGWITGQTLVVDGGLFLNAGV, from the coding sequence ATGACCGCACAGGACAGCGGGCGGCCCGAGCTCTCCGGCAAGGTGGCGCTGGTCACCGGCGGCAGCCGGGGCATCGGTCACGGCATCGCCGAGGCACTGGTCGCCCGCGGCGACCGGGTCGTCATCACCGGCCGCAACGAGGACGCCCTCAAGGAGGCCGTCGACAAGCTCGGCGCGGACCGGGTGCTCGGCGTCGCCGGCAAGGCACACGACGAGGCGCACCAGGCCGTCGCCGTCGAGCGCACGATGGAGACCTTCGGCCGCATCGACTACCTCGTCAACAACGCCGGTACGAACCCGGTGTTCGGCCCCATCGCCGACCTCGATCTCAATGTGGCGCGCAAGGTCTTCGAGACCAACGTCCTCTCGGCGCTCGGCTTCGCGCAGCGCACCTGGCACGCGTGGCAGAAGGAGAACGGCGGCGCGATCGTCAACATCGCCTCCATCGCCGGCCTCAATGCCTCGCCCTTCATCGGCGCGTACGGCGTGAGCAAGGCGGCGATGGTGAACCTGACGCTGCAGTTCGCCCACGAGTTGGCGCCGCTGGTCCGCGTCAACGCCATCGCCCCCGCCGTGGTGAAGACCAAGTTCGCGGCCGCGCTGTACGAGAACCGCGAGGAGGAGGCGGCGGCCGGTTACCCGATGGCGCGGCTCGGCGTCCCGGAGGACATCGGCGGGGCGGCGGCGTTCCTGCTGTCCGACGCCGCGGGCTGGATCACCGGGCAGACGCTGGTGGTGGACGGGGGGTTGTTTCTCAACGCTGGGGTCTGA